The following proteins are co-located in the Vespa velutina chromosome 20, iVesVel2.1, whole genome shotgun sequence genome:
- the LOC124956123 gene encoding ribosome biogenesis protein BOP1 homolog, with protein sequence MRMGMQKKFLKRKQENIKINTDKQQNAEASQDLKNTEDSDSDDLLVTELDSNEDSTDEELENDDDIPESDVEKDPIVFTSDEEGSELEFETDSEDDDSKENEEKEDEDEDESEEEEEENDNNEEEKQERNDVNKYKNKTKNESKVKEIKIDLDLKQKSKKNKYVNNFNKLNKVKANLNLGESSKYKRCNKKLEKENDTDPQNNQVNVSNETESVKDTESNGKNNDDEYEYDSSDEEDIRNTVGNIPMKWYDEYDHIGYSWEGKKILKPEKGDQLDNFLKRMEDPDFWRTIKDPQTGQDVVLSETDIQLITRIQKQKIPDVQFDEYTPWVEWFTSEVMKAPLRNFPEHKRSFLPSKPEAKKVSKLVHALKMGWMKSTAEMEKEKQQKGKAPDFYMLWQSDDQAEEMRRIHKHIPAPKRHLPGHAESYNPPPEYLFDKKELKEWNKLKATPWKRKLHFIPQKYTSLREVPAYPRYIKERFRRCLDLYLCPRALKMRLTIEPEALVPQLPSPKDLQPFPTTMSMVFKGHTDMIRSITVDPIGQYIASGGDDMTLKIWEIATGRCTKTVPCNGVIRSVAWCPNQAMSLIAVAADKKVLLVNPGVGDHLITTKTDQLLEIIPQSDVIVSERVRSAVQWEQQAEGESWNKGIRIILNHFKTVKQVTWHGKGDYFAVVMPDGQNRSVLINQLSKRRSQLPFTRSKGLIQCVLFHPIRPFLFVATQRNVRIYDLVKQEMVKKLLSNSQWISTMAIHPGGDNILVGTYDRKMLWFDLDLSTKPYQTLRLHGTGVRGVTFHKRYPLFASGADDRSLIVSHGMVYNDLLQNPLIVPLKRLCNHESYNDFGILDVMFHPTQPWVFSAGADSTIRMYT encoded by the exons atgagaatgggaatgcaaaagaaatttttgaaacgaaagcaagaaaatataaaaatcaatactGATAAACAACAAAATGCTGAAGCTTCACAAGATTTGAAAAATACTGAG gATTCAGACAGTGATGATTTACTTGTAACTGAACTAGATAGTAACGAAGATAGCACAGATgaagaattagaaaatgaCGATGATATACCTGAATCCGATGTAGAAAAAGATCCAATTGTTTTCACATCAGATGAAGAAGGTAGTGAATTAGAATTTGAGACTGATTCGGAAGATGATGATAGcaaggaaaatgaagaaaaagaggatgaggatgaggatgaaagtgaagaagaagaagaagaaaacgataataacgaagaggaaaagcaggaaagaaatgatgttaataaatataaaaataaaactaaaaacgaaagtaaagttaaagaaattaaaatagatttagACCTTAAAcagaaaagtaagaagaataagtacgtaaataatttcaataaattaaacaaagtAAAAGCAAATTTAAATCTTGGAGAatcttcaaaatataaaagatgtaATAAAAAACTAGAAAAGGAGAATGATACTGATCCTCAGAATAATCAAGTAAACGTTTCAAATGAAACAGAATCAGTTAAGGACACTGAATCTAATGGTAAAAATAATG ATGACGAATATGAATATGACAGTTCAGATGAAGAGGACATTCGTAATACCGTGGGTAATATACCTATGAAATGGTATGACGAATATGATCACATTGGTTATAGTTGGgaaggtaaaaaaatattgaaacctGAGAAAGGTGATCAATTGGATAATTTCTTAAAGCGTATGGAGGATCCAGATTTTTGGAGAACAATAAAAGATCCTCAAACTGGACAAGATGTTGTACTTAGCGAAACTGACATACAGTTAATTACTAGGatacaaaagcaaaaaattccTGATGTACAATTCGACGAATACACT cCATGGGTAGAATGGTTTACTTCAGAAGTTATGAAAGCACCACTTCGTAATTTTCCCGAACACAAACGTTCATTCTTGCCTTCTAAACCAGAAGCCAAAAAAGTATCAAAATTGGTACATGCATTAAAAATGGGCTGGATGAAATCCACAGctgaaatggaaaaagagaaacaacaaaAGGGTAAAGCACCAGACTTTTATATGCTATGGCAATCTGATGATCAAGCTGAAGAAATGCGTAGGATTCACAAACATATACCGGCACCTAAAAGACATTTGCCTGGTCATGCAGAGAGTTATAATCCTCCGCCAGAATATCTGTTCGATAAGAAAGAACTTAAAGAATGGAATAAATTAAAGGCAACTCCATGGAAAAGGAAGTTACATTTTATTCCACAAAAATATACTTCTTTAAGAGAAGTACCTGCATATCCTAGATATATCAAGGAAAGATTCCGAAGATGTCTAGATTTGTATTTGTGTCCTAGAGCATTAAAAATGAGATTGACGATAGAACCTGAAGCTTTGGTACCACAGTTACCTAGTCCAAAAGATTTGCAACCATTTCCAACCACAATGTCTATGGTCTTTAAAGGTCATACAGATATGATTCGAAGTATTACAGTGGATCCAATTGGACAGTACATTGCATCCGGTGGAGATGACATGACGTTGAAAA tttGGGAAATAGCTACAGGCAGATGTACTAAAACAGTGCCTTGCAATGGTGTAATTAGAAGTGTCGCTTGGTGTCCTAATCAAGCAATGTCTCTCATAGCTGTTGCAGCGGATAAAAAAGTTCTCTTAGTAAATCCAGGAGTTGGTGATCATCTTATTACTACTAAAACAGATCAATTACTAGAAATAATACCACAAAGTGATGTTATAG ttAGCGAAAGAGTAAGATCAGCTGTACAATGGGAACAACAGGCAGAGGGTGAATCGTGGAATAAAggaattagaataatattaaatcattttaaaaccGTAAAGCAAGTAACATGGCATGGTAAAGGTGATTACTTTGCCGTAGTTATGCCTGATGGACAAAATAGATctgttttaataaatcaattatcaaAAAGAAGATCCCAATTACCATTCACTAGATCAAAAGGTTTAATACAATGTGTATTGTTCCACCCAATAAGACCTTTTCTGTTTGTTGCG ACTCAGAGAAATGTTAGAATATATGATTTAGTGAAACAAGAAATGGTGAAAAAACTATTGTCAAACTCACAATGGATATCAACAATGGCAATACATCCTG gCGGTGACAATATTTTGGTTGGCACCTATGATCGTAAAATGTTATGGTTCGATTTGGATTTAAGTACGAAGCCATATCAAACGTTACGTTTACATGGTACAGGCGTACGTGGTGTAACTTTCCATAAACGTTATCCACTTTTTGCTTCTGGTGCCGATGATAGAAGCCTCATTGTTTCACATGGAATGGTGTACAA tgatttattacaaaatccTTTAATAGTACCATTGAAAAGATTATGTAATCATGAATCATATAATGATTTTGGAATTTTGGACGTCATGTTTCACCCTACTCAACCGTGGGTCTTTTCTGCAGGAGCTGATTCAACGATACGAatgtatacataa
- the LOC124956125 gene encoding tRNA (adenine(37)-N6)-methyltransferase, giving the protein MESNCQSSDLNMKHMLGQLTAARNEINNLRQQIKNLRYMHEKDINNIKRLLELSKNGTTNLESKKIPLEEVKPGTSNEGDTLKLKPIGMISTCFPNKRGVPRQPGISGRTSGKILLHNSVFTNPDHALQGLQDFSHLWIIFHFHRNDSTHIRAKVAPPRLNGIRTGVFSTRSPHRPCPIGLSLVKILKIDNYTIYFEGVDMVDQTPVLDIKPYIPQYDNPLHVEKLCNRLLDFPMNEVESVEYMEESINLIQDQTSNLNTNIGSNNDARNRLSDLYLRNGSYNIVQEADVSRDEEIALRLQAEEFQGYPNLENYLESRNYIQSSNLNSESALQNNENTNSYEISNTIVNTSSNSRSDFTATIENNTYVRSLESDSEDIGVLNTRLQDVSFNDQNNVDSIYTLRNDRDNYAEIHTSRNSRLLDGADGPNTVCGTDLDLLHRCALNSRVDNSPVRMGIREAPDGEEGFQPQTLTPSQTLSNFPVSVRTTTDNNSLQREDINLIGSTELRENASFEVRIPEWISRPNIRTLSVVFNERALTHLNEILEDKAEEERRAIESVLREDPRSVYLRQRWGNQFYTFLIHNLHITCKFDDSRGIVTVFHVRHAGRVCECGQPEWQCLGHSPIS; this is encoded by the exons atggaatcgaactgtcaaagttcagatttaaatatgaaacatATGCTTGGTCAATTAACGGCGGCTAGAAAcgagattaataatttaag gcaacaaataaaaaacttaCGATATATgcatgaaaaagatattaataatattaaacgtcTCTTGGAATTAAGTAAAAATGGTACAACTAATTTGGAATCCAAGAAGATACCTCTGGAAGAGGTAAAGCCTGGTACAAGTAACGAAGGTGATACTTTAAAGTTGAAACCTATTGGGATGATATCTACCTGCTTTCCCAATAAAAGAGGTGTACCACGACAGCCTGGAATTTCTGGAAGAACATCTGGAAAGATATTACTTCATAATTCTGTGTTTACAAATCCTGATCACGCGCTGCAAGGTTTACAAGATTTTTCTCACCTATG gattatatttcatttccatAGAAATGATTCGACCCACATTCGTGCTAAAGTGGCTCCACCAAGATTGAACGGTATCAGAACAGGCGTGTTTTCTACGCGTTCTCCTCATCGCCCTTGTCCTATCGGTTTAAGTTtggtgaaaatattaaaaattgataattataccATTTACTTTGAGGGCGTTGATATGGTAGATCAAACGCCTGTATTAGATATAAAACCTTACATTCCACAATATGACAATCCATTGCACGTAGAAAAATTGTGCAATAGATTATTAGACTTTCCTATGAATGAGGTGGAATCAGTCGAGTATATGgaagaaagtattaatttaattcaagatCAGACATCGAATTTAAATACCAATATTGGATCCAATAACGATGCAAGAAATAGACTTTCCGATTTATATCTTAGAAATGGTTCTTATAACATAGTACAAGAAGCAGATGTTTCCAGAGATGAAGAAATTGCACTTAGATTACAAGCAGAAGAGTTCCAAGGATATCCTAATTTGGAGAATTATCTAGAATCAAGGAATTATATTCAATCATCAAATCTTAATTCAGAGAGTGCtttacaaaataatgaaaatactaATTCGTATGAAATATCCAATACAATTGTAAATACATCATCTAATTCAAGATCAGATTTTACTGCaacaatcgaaaataatacatacgtacgtagtTTAGAATCAGATTCGGAAGATATAGGAGTTTTGAATACCAGATTACAAGATGTATCTTTTAACGATCAAAATAATGTGGACTCAATTTATACATTGAGAAACGATAGAGATAATTACGCAGAGATTCATACTTCTCGTAATTCCAGACTTCTAGATGGAGCAGATGGACCGAATACCGTTTGCGGTACAGATTTAGATTTATTGCATAGATGTGCATTAAATTCAAGAGTCGATAATTCCCCAGTACGTATGGGTATTCGGGAAGCTCCTGATGGGGAAGAAGGTTTTCAACCTCAAACTTTAACACCTTCTCAAACTTTATCTAATTTTCCAGTATCTGTAAGAACTACTAcggataataattcattacaaAGAGAGGATATCAATTTAATAGGTTCTACCGAATTGAGAGAAAATGCTTCCTTTGAAGTTAGAATTCCAGAATGGATATCGAGACCAAATATACGAACACTGTCTGTAGTCTTTAATGAACGAGCTTTGACtcatttgaatgaaatattagaagataaagcagaagaagaaagaagagccATCGAGAGTGTTCTTCGAGAAGATCCACGATCGGTATATTTGAGACAAAGATGGGGAAATCAGTTTTATAcctttttaattcataatttacatattactTGTAAATTTGATGATAGTAGGGGTATAGTAACCGTCTTTCATGTACGTCATGCCGGACGTGTTTGTGAATGTGGACAACCAGAATGGCAATGTTTAGGCCATTCGCCTATATCTTAA
- the LOC124956126 gene encoding nucleoporin SEH1-A isoform X2, whose product MFEAHSINAEHKDLIHDIAYDFYGQRMATCSSDQFVKVWDEDEHGNWHLTASWKAHSGSVWKVTWAHPEFGQVLATCSFDRTAAVWEEIVEGSGSGERGMRHWVRRTNLVDSRTSVTDVKFAPKMLGLLLITCSADGVIRIYEAPDIMNLSQWTLQHDISCKLPCSCLTWNPSLSRLHPPMIAVGSDDTNSSSGGKVFIYEYSEGSRRWTKTETLSNITDPVHDIAFAPNLGRSFHTLAVATKDVRIIILKPMQESAQNGLSRFEITTAAQFDDHYTTVWHVCWNIMGTILASSGDDGCVRLWKDNYINNWKCVAVLKGDGTSAQNAETPAAATPPNQPTGIPPPSTAKYYKLGSISHPNQVPWH is encoded by the exons atgttCGAAGCACATAGTATTAATGCGGAACATAAGGATTTAATTCATGACATTGCATATGATTTTTATGGGCAACGAATGGCAACATGTTCAAGTGATCAATTTGTAAAG GTCTGGGATGAAGATGAGCATGGAAATTGGCACTTGACTGCTTCGTGGAAAGCGCATAGTGGATCAGTTTGGAAAGTTACATGGGCTCATCCTGAATTTGGTCAAGTTCTTGCAACTTGTTCTTTTGATCGTACTGCAGCTGTTTGGGAAgaaatag TTGAAGGATCAGGATCGGGAGAGCGTGGTATGCGCCATTGGGTTAGAAGAACAAATTTAGTAGATTCCAGGACATCTGTCACAGATGTTAAATTTGCACCAAAAATGTTAGGACTTTTATTGATTACTTGTAGTGCAGATGGAGTAATCAGAATATACGAAGCACCAGATATCATGAATTTGAGTCAGTGGACTTTACAACATGACATTAGTTGTAAACTTCCATGTAGTTGTCTCACGTGGAATCCATCGTTATCaag ATTACATCCACCAATGATAGCAGTTGGAAGTGATGATACAAATTCATCTAGCGGAggaaaagtttttatatatgaatattctgAGGGTAGTAGACGGTGGACAAAAACTGAAACATTGTCAAATATTACTGACCCAGTTCACGATATCGCGTTTGCACCTAATTTAGGTAGAAGTTTTCATACGTTGGCTGTAGCTACAAAGGatgtaagaataattattttaaaaccgatgca gGAGAGTGCACAAAATGGTTTATCACGTTTCGAGATAACCACTGCTGCACAATTTGATGATCATTACACTACAGTGTGGCATGTATGCTGGAACATTATGGGAACTATTTTAGCAAGTTCTGGTGATGACGGTTGTGTTCGATTAtggaaagataattatattaacaattggAAATGCGTTGCTGTTCTGAAAGGGGACGGTACTTCTGCTCAAAATGCTGAAACTCCTGCTGCAGCTACTCCACCTAATCAACCCACAGGAATTCCACCACCTTCTACCGCAAAATACTACAAATTGGGTTCCATCAGTCATCCAAATCAAGTACCTTGGCATTAG
- the LOC124956126 gene encoding nucleoporin SEH1-A isoform X1: protein MFEAHSINAEHKDLIHDIAYDFYGQRMATCSSDQFVKVWDEDEHGNWHLTASWKAHSGSVWKVTWAHPEFGQVLATCSFDRTAAVWEEIVEGSGSGERGMRHWVRRTNLVDSRTSVTDVKFAPKMLGLLLITCSADGVIRIYEAPDIMNLSQWTLQHDISCKLPCSCLTWNPSLSRLHPPMIAVGSDDTNSSSGGKVFIYEYSEGSRRWTKTETLSNITDPVHDIAFAPNLGRSFHTLAVATKDVRIIILKPMQESAQNGLSRFEITTAAQFDDHYTTVWHVCWNIMGTILASSGDDGCVRLWKDNYINNWKCVAVLKGDGTSAQNAETPAAATPPNQPTGIPPPSTAKYYKLGSISHPNQVVTTATITAEKPTTTIMCNNKWQAPVIKGRFSKSVWLGNPGESSLPPLPLLERPKVKK, encoded by the exons atgttCGAAGCACATAGTATTAATGCGGAACATAAGGATTTAATTCATGACATTGCATATGATTTTTATGGGCAACGAATGGCAACATGTTCAAGTGATCAATTTGTAAAG GTCTGGGATGAAGATGAGCATGGAAATTGGCACTTGACTGCTTCGTGGAAAGCGCATAGTGGATCAGTTTGGAAAGTTACATGGGCTCATCCTGAATTTGGTCAAGTTCTTGCAACTTGTTCTTTTGATCGTACTGCAGCTGTTTGGGAAgaaatag TTGAAGGATCAGGATCGGGAGAGCGTGGTATGCGCCATTGGGTTAGAAGAACAAATTTAGTAGATTCCAGGACATCTGTCACAGATGTTAAATTTGCACCAAAAATGTTAGGACTTTTATTGATTACTTGTAGTGCAGATGGAGTAATCAGAATATACGAAGCACCAGATATCATGAATTTGAGTCAGTGGACTTTACAACATGACATTAGTTGTAAACTTCCATGTAGTTGTCTCACGTGGAATCCATCGTTATCaag ATTACATCCACCAATGATAGCAGTTGGAAGTGATGATACAAATTCATCTAGCGGAggaaaagtttttatatatgaatattctgAGGGTAGTAGACGGTGGACAAAAACTGAAACATTGTCAAATATTACTGACCCAGTTCACGATATCGCGTTTGCACCTAATTTAGGTAGAAGTTTTCATACGTTGGCTGTAGCTACAAAGGatgtaagaataattattttaaaaccgatgca gGAGAGTGCACAAAATGGTTTATCACGTTTCGAGATAACCACTGCTGCACAATTTGATGATCATTACACTACAGTGTGGCATGTATGCTGGAACATTATGGGAACTATTTTAGCAAGTTCTGGTGATGACGGTTGTGTTCGATTAtggaaagataattatattaacaattggAAATGCGTTGCTGTTCTGAAAGGGGACGGTACTTCTGCTCAAAATGCTGAAACTCCTGCTGCAGCTACTCCACCTAATCAACCCACAGGAATTCCACCACCTTCTACCGCAAAATACTACAAATTGGGTTCCATCAGTCATCCAAATCAA GTTGTAACCACGGCTACGATCACTGCAGAAAAACCTACGACTACTATTATGTGCAATAATAAATGGCAAGCACCTGTGATAAAAGGTCGTTTTAGTAAATCAGTTTGGCTGGGCAATCCTGGTGAATCATCATTACCACCACTTCCACTTTTAGAACGTCCgaaggtaaaaaaataa